In the genome of Triticum urartu cultivar G1812 chromosome 5, Tu2.1, whole genome shotgun sequence, one region contains:
- the LOC125506561 gene encoding ervatamin-B-like → MASSTPYLVLLLCLTTFLQALLTAANYPPPPPPPFELPESEVRERFSKWVVKYSKHYSCQQEEEMRFQVFKNNTNAIGQFDQQNPGTVIGRGFQPGGSQTNSRGGVRMNRFGDLSPTEVLQQFTGLNTTSLNATSPTYLPYHSFKPCCVDWRSSGAVTGVKNQGTCGSCWAFAAVAAIEGMNKIRTGELVSLSEQELVDCDTGSSGCGGGHSDSAMALVAARGGITSEERYPYAGFQGKCDVDKLLFDHQASVKGFKAVPPNNEAQLAIAVAMQPVTAYIDASGFEFQFYSGGIYRGPCSANVNHAVTIVGYCEGPAEGDKYWIAKNSWSNDWGEQGYVYLAKDVPSSTGTCGLATSPFYPTA, encoded by the exons ATGGCTTCCTCCACGCCTTACCTTGTCCTACTCTTGTGCCTCACCACTTTCCTGCAAGCATTGCTTACTGCGGCAAATtacccaccgccgccgcccccgccgttTGAGCTgccggagtccgaggtgagggaGAGGTTCTCCAAGTGGGTGGTCAAGTACTCAAAGCACTACTCGTGCCAGCAGGAGGAGGAGATGCGGTTCCAAGTCTTCAAGAACAACACCAACGCCATCGGCCAATTCGACCAACAGAATCCTGGCACCGTCATCGGTCGCGGGTTCCAGCCAGGTGGGTCGCAGACCAACAGCAGGGGCGGGGTGAGGATGAACAGGTTCGGCGACCTCAGCCCCACGGAGGTCCTCCAGCAGTTCACCGGGCTCAACACCACCAGCTTGAATGCCACGTCACCCACCTACCTCCCCTACCACTCCTTCAAGCCCTGCTGCGTTGACTGGCGCTCCAGTGGCGCTGTCACCGGCGTCAAGAATCAAGGCACTTGTG GATCGTGCTGGGCATTCGCGGCGGTGGCGGCCATCGAAGGCATGAACAAGATTAGGACGGGGGAGCTGGTGTCGCTGTCCGAGCAGGAACTCGTGGACTGCGACACCGGGAGcagcggctgcggcggcggccaCTCAGACTCGGCTATGGCCCTCGTGGCCGCCCGTGGTGGCATCACGTCGGAGGAGAGGTACCCCTACGCCGGATTCCAGGGAAAGTGCGACGTGGACAAGCTACTGTTCGACCACCAGGCGTCCGTCAAGGGCTTCAAGGCCGTGCCACCCAACAACGAAGCTCAGCTGGCGATCGCCGTAGCCATGCAGCCCGTGACGGCGTACATTGACGCCAGCGGTTTTGAGTTCCAGTTCTACTCCGGCGGCATCTACCGTGGCCCCTGCTCCGCCAATGTGAACCACGCCGTCACCATCGTCGGCTACTGCGAGGGTCCCGCCGAGGGAGACAAGTACTGGATTGCCAAGAACTCGTGGAGCAACGACTGGGGTGAACAAGGATATGTCTACCTCGCAAAGGACGTGCCCTCGTCCACGGGCACATGTGGCCTTGCCACCTCGCCCTTCTACCCCACGGCTTGA